The Vibrio navarrensis genome has a segment encoding these proteins:
- the fabZ gene encoding 3-hydroxyacyl-ACP dehydratase FabZ has translation MTTEKRTMNITEIQALLPHRYPFLMIDRVIDFQEEKYLHAIKNVSVNEPQFTGHFPQLPVFPGVLILEAMAQATGLLAFKSFGAPSENELYYFASVDGAKFRKPVLPGDQLIIEVEFLKERRGIAAFTGVAKVDGDVVCSAELKCARREF, from the coding sequence TTGACTACTGAAAAGAGAACGATGAATATCACTGAAATTCAGGCGCTTTTACCTCATCGCTACCCATTCTTGATGATTGACCGTGTTATCGACTTCCAGGAAGAAAAATATCTTCACGCTATCAAGAACGTTTCGGTAAACGAACCTCAGTTTACAGGTCATTTTCCTCAACTTCCGGTTTTTCCAGGCGTGTTGATTCTGGAGGCCATGGCTCAGGCAACTGGCCTGCTGGCCTTTAAATCATTTGGTGCTCCGTCTGAAAATGAGTTGTACTACTTTGCCAGCGTCGATGGCGCCAAGTTCCGCAAACCCGTTCTTCCAGGTGATCAACTCATCATTGAAGTGGAGTTCTTAAAAGAGCGCCGTGGCATTGCTGCCTTTACGGGTGTTGCAAAAGTCGACGGAGACGTGGTTTGTTCCGCAGAACTGAAGTGTGCGCGTAGAGAGTTTTAA